One genomic region from Bacteroidota bacterium encodes:
- a CDS encoding 5-(carboxyamino)imidazole ribonucleotide synthase — protein sequence MDNKNIFSSDFTLGILGGGQLGKMLLYTTRKWDIKTSVLDPSEEAPCKIAANYFEQGSLMDFETVYNFGKKVDVLTIEIEHVNIEALKKLQSEGIVIHPKPEMLEIIQNKGIQKQFYTDNNIPTAPFTKFNNTDELKDAVKNGKQDLPFVWKSTQFGYDGMGVSVIKDEEQLASLADGECIAEALIPFKNELAVIVATNNNGDSVSYPVVEMEFHPTANQVEYVICPARIDDDVAEKARKIAIDTAKKLGSTGLLAVEMFQTKNDEIIVNEVAPRPHNSGHYSIEASYTSQYEQHIRAILDLPLGKTDSKVGGVMVNLVGEEGFTGNVVYDGINEILGMPGVTPHIYGKKETRPFRKMGHVTVVDDDLSKAREVAEKVKKTIRVVC from the coding sequence ATGGATAATAAAAATATTTTTTCTTCGGATTTCACACTCGGAATATTAGGCGGAGGACAATTAGGCAAAATGCTCCTGTATACAACCCGAAAATGGGATATTAAAACATCCGTATTAGATCCATCAGAAGAAGCTCCGTGCAAAATAGCCGCAAATTATTTTGAACAGGGCAGCTTAATGGATTTTGAGACCGTTTATAACTTTGGCAAGAAGGTTGACGTGTTAACAATAGAAATTGAACACGTGAATATTGAAGCCTTGAAAAAATTGCAAAGCGAAGGAATAGTAATTCATCCGAAGCCGGAAATGCTGGAAATAATTCAGAATAAAGGTATTCAGAAGCAATTTTATACTGACAACAATATTCCAACTGCTCCCTTTACAAAGTTCAACAACACTGATGAGCTGAAGGATGCAGTTAAAAACGGGAAACAAGACCTTCCTTTCGTATGGAAATCAACGCAATTTGGTTATGACGGTATGGGAGTTTCTGTAATAAAAGATGAAGAACAACTTGCTTCTCTTGCCGATGGTGAATGTATTGCCGAAGCATTAATACCATTCAAAAACGAACTGGCCGTAATTGTAGCAACAAATAATAATGGAGATTCTGTAAGCTACCCTGTTGTGGAAATGGAATTTCATCCGACTGCGAATCAGGTTGAGTATGTAATTTGTCCGGCAAGAATTGATGATGATGTTGCCGAAAAAGCAAGAAAAATAGCAATTGACACAGCTAAAAAACTTGGCTCAACAGGTTTGCTAGCGGTAGAAATGTTCCAAACCAAAAATGATGAAATCATTGTAAACGAAGTTGCTCCAAGACCTCATAATTCGGGACACTACTCAATTGAAGCATCATACACGTCGCAATACGAACAACACATAAGAGCTATTTTAGACCTGCCATTGGGAAAAACCGACAGTAAAGTTGGCGGAGTAATGGTAAATCTGGTTGGAGAAGAAGGCTTTACCGGAAATGTTGTTTACGACGGAATAAACGAAATACTCGGGATGCCCGGAGTAACTCCACACATTTATGGTAAGAAAGAAACAAGACCTTTCAGAAAAATGGGACATGTTACCGTTGTTGATGATGATTTGAGTAAAGCCAGAGAAGTTGCCGAAAAAGTTAAAAAAACAATTAGAGTTGTTTGCTAG